One Azospirillum sp. TSA2s genomic region harbors:
- the recA gene encoding recombinase RecA, giving the protein MSSAQLRLVEKDSMDKQKALDAALSQIERAFGKGSIMKLGARENLVETEVISTGSLGLDIALGIGGLPKGRIVEIYGPESSGKTTLALHAIAQAQKAGGTCAFVDAEHALDPSYARKLGVNIDELLISQPDAGEQALEIADTLVRSGAIDVLVVDSVAALVPRAELEGEMGDSHVGLHARLMSQALRKLTGSISKSNCLVIFINQIRLKIGVMFGNPETTTGGNALKFYASVRLDIRRIGSIKDRDTVVGNQTRVKVVKNKMAPPFRVVEFDIMYGEGVSKVGELLDLGIQAGVVDKSGAWFSYDGTRIGQGRENAKTYLRNNPEMADAIEAKIRGNAGLVADAMMGTPEADGEASTPE; this is encoded by the coding sequence ATGTCGTCCGCACAGCTTCGTTTGGTCGAGAAGGATTCCATGGACAAGCAGAAGGCGCTCGATGCCGCCCTGAGCCAGATCGAACGCGCGTTCGGCAAGGGCTCGATCATGAAGCTTGGCGCCCGTGAGAACTTGGTCGAGACGGAGGTCATCTCCACCGGCTCCCTGGGTCTCGATATCGCGCTGGGCATCGGTGGCCTGCCGAAGGGCCGCATCGTCGAAATCTACGGGCCGGAAAGCTCGGGCAAGACCACGCTGGCGCTGCACGCCATCGCCCAGGCCCAGAAGGCCGGCGGCACCTGCGCCTTCGTCGATGCCGAGCACGCGCTCGACCCGTCCTATGCCCGCAAGCTGGGCGTCAACATCGACGAGTTGCTGATCTCCCAGCCGGACGCCGGCGAGCAGGCGCTGGAGATCGCCGACACGCTGGTGCGTTCCGGCGCCATCGACGTGCTGGTGGTCGACTCGGTCGCCGCGCTGGTGCCGCGCGCCGAACTGGAAGGCGAGATGGGCGACAGCCATGTCGGCCTGCACGCCCGCCTGATGAGCCAGGCTCTGCGCAAGCTGACCGGCTCGATCTCCAAGTCGAACTGCCTGGTGATCTTCATCAACCAGATCCGCCTGAAGATCGGCGTGATGTTCGGCAATCCGGAGACGACGACCGGCGGCAACGCGCTGAAGTTCTACGCCTCCGTCCGTCTCGACATCCGCCGCATCGGCTCGATCAAGGACCGCGACACCGTCGTCGGCAACCAGACCCGCGTCAAGGTGGTGAAGAACAAGATGGCCCCGCCGTTCCGCGTGGTCGAGTTCGACATCATGTACGGCGAGGGCGTGTCGAAGGTGGGCGAACTGCTCGATCTCGGCATCCAAGCCGGCGTGGTCGACAAGTCGGGCGCGTGGTTCAGCTATGACGGCACCCGCATCGGCCAGGGTCGCGAGAACGCCAAGACCTATCTGCGCAACAATCCCGAGATGGCCGACGCGATCGAGGCCAAGATCCGCGGCAACGCCGGTCTGGTCGCCGATGCGATGATGGGCACCCCGGAAGCCGACGGCGAAGCCTCCACTCCGGAGTGA
- the flgC gene encoding flagellar basal body rod protein FlgC, which yields MDLYKSMAVSASGMKAQGTRLKVISENLANANTTAETPGDLPYRRKTVIFKNELDRAMDVDKVRVAKVDVDKSDFQRRYDPSHPSADADGYVLMPNVNSVVEAMDMREAQRSYEANLSAIDTARQMLTRTIDILRA from the coding sequence ATGGATCTCTACAAGTCGATGGCGGTTTCCGCCTCCGGCATGAAGGCGCAGGGCACGCGCCTGAAGGTCATCTCGGAGAATCTGGCGAACGCCAACACCACCGCGGAAACGCCGGGCGATCTGCCCTACCGCCGCAAGACGGTCATCTTCAAGAACGAGCTGGACCGCGCGATGGACGTCGACAAGGTCCGCGTCGCCAAGGTCGATGTGGACAAGAGCGATTTCCAGCGCCGCTACGATCCCTCCCACCCGTCGGCCGACGCCGACGGCTATGTGCTGATGCCCAACGTCAATTCGGTGGTCGAGGCGATGGACATGCGCGAGGCCCAGCGCAGCTACGAAGCCAACCTGTCGGCCATCGACACCGCGCGCCAGATGCTGACCCGCACCATCGACATCCTGCGCGCCTGA
- a CDS encoding glycosyltransferase family 2 protein, which yields MRKSAFAVLILVILGNIAFWALWNRPVDERSWAGAITGVAYTPFHSDKSPSKGDKASAEDIEQDMDALEGAVKAVRTYSTTDGSEMVAAIAAKHGLPVTAGAWTTGKPEIDEPELAGLIKLARANSNVRRVLVGNEAILRADLTVPQAIEYIKRVKKKVNVPVSIAEPWHVWLKNPELADAVDFLAVHLLPYWEGVPVDQSVDYAMFRYNELKAKFPNKHILIGEIGWPADGPWRRGAEASQVNQAKFIRNFLNVAAQNKLDYFIMEAFDQPWKREIEGTAGTSWGLWDYQRNPKFPMIGGVHEVRNWEIKCATAIALGFLPLVFFLWRRSDLKIGGQIFYGALIQAVASVLVFTVSAASAAGLALTTEIAWGLLIFCQLVLFAVMLIDGMELTEVVWQHKFKRKFIPCSAAPLPNAAKVSIHVPCYNEPPHMVMQTLDALANLDYPNYEVLLLDNNTKDPAVWRPIEEYCKKLGPKFRFFHLDNWPGFKAGALNFGLAQTAPDAEHIAVIDSDYQVHPDWLKATIPHFNRPEVGFVQSPQDYREWEHDLFQRMTNWEYAGFFHIGMIQRNERNAIIQHGTMTIIRKSALEKVGRWGEWCITEDADLGLRLFEHGYEAVYMPESYGKGLVPDSFSAYKTQRFRWAYGAVQILKHHWRQLSPGAKELTAGQKYHFITGWLPWFADAAHMIFGIAGIIWSIGLMAFPKYFEFPPNVFMIPTLSVFAFKVGASLWLYEARVKCGFWDKVGAAVAGMALTHTVGRAMWLGIFTSGRPFVRTPKCENQPALMQAFLMAREELVLLVSLWGAALAIVMVFGHENRDAFMWSGLLVVQSLPYLAAFITALINVFPTIGFGKSKPEAADGAVSAGAGD from the coding sequence ATGCGCAAATCGGCCTTTGCGGTTCTGATCCTGGTGATCCTCGGCAACATCGCCTTCTGGGCGCTGTGGAACCGTCCGGTGGACGAGCGGTCCTGGGCCGGCGCCATCACCGGCGTCGCCTATACCCCCTTCCACTCGGACAAGAGCCCGTCGAAGGGCGACAAGGCGTCCGCCGAGGACATCGAACAGGACATGGACGCGCTGGAAGGCGCGGTAAAGGCCGTCCGGACCTATTCGACCACCGACGGCTCCGAAATGGTGGCGGCCATCGCGGCCAAGCACGGGCTGCCGGTCACCGCCGGCGCCTGGACGACCGGAAAGCCGGAGATCGACGAGCCCGAACTGGCCGGCCTGATCAAGCTGGCCCGCGCCAACAGCAACGTGCGCCGCGTCCTGGTCGGCAACGAGGCGATCCTGCGCGCGGACCTGACCGTCCCGCAGGCCATCGAATACATCAAGCGGGTGAAGAAGAAGGTCAACGTCCCGGTCTCCATCGCCGAGCCGTGGCACGTCTGGCTGAAGAATCCCGAATTGGCCGACGCGGTCGACTTCCTCGCCGTCCATCTGCTGCCCTATTGGGAAGGCGTACCGGTCGACCAGTCGGTCGATTACGCAATGTTCCGCTACAACGAGCTGAAGGCGAAGTTCCCGAACAAACACATCCTGATCGGCGAGATCGGCTGGCCGGCCGACGGACCGTGGCGCCGGGGCGCCGAGGCCAGCCAGGTCAACCAGGCCAAGTTCATCCGCAACTTCCTGAACGTCGCCGCCCAGAACAAGCTCGACTACTTCATCATGGAGGCCTTCGACCAGCCGTGGAAGCGGGAGATCGAGGGCACCGCCGGCACCAGCTGGGGCCTGTGGGACTATCAGCGCAACCCGAAGTTCCCGATGATCGGCGGGGTGCACGAGGTCCGCAATTGGGAGATCAAGTGCGCCACCGCCATCGCGCTGGGCTTCCTGCCGCTGGTGTTCTTCCTGTGGCGCCGCAGCGACCTGAAGATCGGCGGCCAGATCTTCTACGGCGCGCTGATCCAGGCGGTGGCCTCCGTCCTTGTCTTCACCGTCAGCGCGGCATCCGCCGCCGGTCTCGCGCTCACCACCGAAATCGCCTGGGGCCTGCTGATCTTCTGCCAGCTGGTGCTGTTCGCGGTCATGCTGATCGACGGCATGGAGCTGACGGAGGTCGTCTGGCAGCACAAGTTCAAGCGCAAGTTCATCCCCTGCTCCGCCGCCCCGCTGCCCAATGCGGCTAAGGTGTCGATTCATGTGCCCTGCTACAACGAGCCGCCGCACATGGTCATGCAGACGCTGGACGCGCTGGCCAATCTCGATTACCCGAACTACGAAGTCCTGCTGCTGGACAACAACACCAAGGACCCGGCAGTCTGGCGTCCGATCGAGGAATACTGCAAGAAGCTGGGGCCGAAGTTCCGCTTCTTCCACCTCGACAACTGGCCGGGCTTCAAGGCCGGTGCGCTGAATTTCGGTCTGGCGCAGACCGCCCCCGACGCCGAACACATCGCCGTTATCGACAGCGACTATCAGGTCCATCCCGACTGGCTGAAGGCGACGATTCCGCACTTCAACCGGCCGGAGGTCGGCTTCGTCCAGTCGCCGCAGGACTATCGCGAGTGGGAACACGACCTGTTCCAACGCATGACCAACTGGGAATATGCCGGCTTCTTCCACATCGGCATGATCCAGCGGAACGAGCGCAACGCGATCATCCAGCACGGCACCATGACCATCATCCGCAAGTCGGCCCTGGAAAAGGTCGGCCGCTGGGGCGAGTGGTGCATCACCGAGGACGCCGACCTCGGCCTGCGCCTGTTCGAGCATGGCTATGAGGCCGTCTATATGCCGGAGAGCTACGGCAAGGGCCTGGTTCCCGACAGCTTCTCCGCCTACAAGACGCAGCGGTTCCGCTGGGCCTATGGCGCCGTGCAGATCCTGAAGCACCATTGGCGCCAGCTGTCGCCGGGCGCGAAGGAGCTGACGGCCGGCCAGAAGTATCATTTCATCACCGGCTGGCTACCCTGGTTCGCCGACGCCGCCCACATGATCTTCGGCATCGCCGGCATCATCTGGTCCATCGGCCTGATGGCCTTCCCGAAATATTTCGAGTTCCCGCCGAACGTCTTCATGATCCCGACGCTCAGCGTCTTCGCCTTCAAGGTCGGCGCTTCGCTCTGGCTCTACGAGGCGCGGGTGAAGTGCGGCTTCTGGGACAAGGTCGGGGCGGCGGTGGCCGGCATGGCGCTGACCCACACGGTCGGCCGCGCCATGTGGCTGGGCATCTTCACCTCCGGCCGGCCCTTCGTCCGTACGCCGAAGTGCGAGAACCAGCCGGCGCTGATGCAGGCCTTCCTGATGGCGCGGGAGGAGTTGGTGCTGCTGGTGTCGCTGTGGGGTGCGGCGCTGGCCATCGTCATGGTCTTCGGCCACGAGAACCGCGACGCCTTCATGTGGTCGGGCCTGCTGGTGGTACAGTCGCTGCCCTATCTGGCGGCCTTCATCACCGCGCTGATCAACGTCTTCCCCACCATCGGCTTCGGCAAGAGCAAGCCGGAAGCCGCCGACGGCGCCGTGAGTGCCGGGGCCGGCGACTGA
- the fliR gene encoding flagellar biosynthetic protein FliR: protein MNVLQQLLGEQIFVWMLVFMRVGTAFSVMPTIGDAFVPTRMRLLFALAVSTLVAPAIRPMLPPMPGSPFQLMVLAAGEMTVGIFLGTIARLLMGALEVAGTIISLQSGLANAQIFNPALATSGSLPGSLMGWLGLLLIFVTDLHHLLIMAVVDSYATFTPGAAIPIDDMANVVGQLVSKSFMLGVQMSAPFLITGMLFALALGLLNKLAPQVQVFQLFTSVQVLLGLFMFALTLGAMMLFWLSRFESTFIEFLKPL, encoded by the coding sequence ATGAACGTCCTGCAGCAGCTTCTGGGCGAGCAGATCTTCGTCTGGATGTTGGTCTTCATGCGGGTCGGCACCGCCTTCAGCGTGATGCCCACCATCGGCGACGCCTTCGTTCCCACCCGCATGCGCCTGTTGTTCGCGCTGGCGGTCAGCACGCTGGTGGCGCCGGCGATCCGGCCGATGCTGCCGCCGATGCCCGGCAGTCCGTTCCAACTGATGGTGCTGGCCGCCGGCGAGATGACGGTAGGGATTTTCCTCGGCACCATCGCCCGGCTGCTGATGGGCGCGCTGGAGGTCGCCGGCACCATCATCAGCCTGCAGAGCGGCCTCGCCAACGCGCAGATCTTCAACCCGGCGCTGGCGACGTCGGGCTCTCTGCCCGGCTCGCTGATGGGCTGGCTGGGGCTGCTTCTGATTTTCGTCACCGACCTGCATCATCTGCTGATCATGGCGGTGGTCGACAGCTACGCCACCTTCACACCGGGGGCGGCGATCCCGATCGACGACATGGCGAACGTGGTCGGGCAACTGGTCTCGAAAAGCTTCATGTTGGGGGTACAGATGTCCGCCCCCTTCCTGATCACCGGCATGCTGTTCGCGCTGGCGCTGGGATTGCTGAACAAGCTGGCGCCGCAGGTGCAGGTGTTCCAGCTGTTCACCTCGGTCCAGGTGCTGCTGGGCCTGTTCATGTTCGCGCTGACGCTGGGCGCGATGATGCTGTTCTGGCTGTCGCGCTTCGAATCGACCTTCATCGAATTCCTGAAGCCGCTGTAG
- the fliE gene encoding flagellar hook-basal body complex protein FliE, with protein sequence MINPLNAAAAYATTAAKTTGSGMAARDGLSFGDVLEQAAKESIGTLKKSEDMSAMAAVGKADLNDVVQAVTNAEVTLQTVTAVRDKVLNAYQEILRMPM encoded by the coding sequence ATGATCAATCCGCTGAACGCCGCCGCGGCCTACGCCACCACCGCCGCCAAGACGACCGGCTCCGGCATGGCCGCGCGCGACGGCCTCTCCTTCGGCGATGTGCTGGAACAGGCGGCCAAGGAAAGCATCGGCACCCTGAAGAAGAGCGAGGACATGTCGGCCATGGCGGCCGTCGGCAAGGCGGACCTGAACGACGTCGTCCAGGCCGTGACCAATGCCGAGGTGACGCTGCAGACCGTCACCGCCGTGCGCGACAAGGTGCTGAACGCCTATCAGGAAATCCTGCGCATGCCGATGTGA
- the flgB gene encoding flagellar basal body rod protein FlgB yields MDLGNLGIFKLMSRKMDWLTQRQEVISQNIANADTPEYKGRDLKPFTFRDALGDSRRLTPVATNASHLAGSRGPGGMAQEQKVRDPYETAPDGNNVVLEDQMMRMSQNSMDYQTITNLYKKQVAMIKSAIRSGS; encoded by the coding sequence ATGGACCTCGGTAATCTCGGCATCTTCAAACTGATGTCGCGCAAGATGGACTGGCTGACCCAGCGTCAGGAAGTCATCTCGCAGAACATCGCCAACGCCGACACGCCGGAGTACAAGGGCCGCGACCTGAAGCCCTTCACCTTCCGCGACGCCCTTGGCGACAGCCGGCGGCTGACCCCGGTGGCGACCAACGCGTCCCATCTGGCAGGATCCCGCGGTCCCGGCGGCATGGCGCAGGAACAGAAGGTGCGTGATCCGTACGAGACGGCGCCGGACGGCAACAACGTCGTCCTGGAAGACCAGATGATGCGGATGAGCCAGAATTCGATGGATTACCAGACCATCACCAACCTGTACAAAAAACAGGTGGCGATGATCAAGTCGGCGATCCGCTCGGGCAGTTGA
- a CDS encoding ATP-binding protein, giving the protein MLIQYALAPAGLLVLAAGLLLDRDEVGWLGAGLAAAGVALLIGRSVSVVRRSARIGALLSGALEGMPAGQLVCDGADEVVFVNAAFRELAGWRRGERPLDALARQFSGDPDSAREFRRLRERVRAGAAASAELAIPALDNRPPEWRKVQGQPVAGFPGSVHWRIEDITARWELEHVMLREQAKLADFMEHAPVGFFSVDQNGHFLFVNATLAQWLEAAPGDLTDGESRLHGILAVPPVSAAPFDLFDHGGGEQRGELTMVGLRGRRFQVAVAQSVVRADDGTIHTRSVVRDLSPEREWQEALRQSEQRFQRFFEDAPIGIALVNETGQLTECNEAFLALIGSEAGSVINRPMADLIVPAEREAVTARLKSVQGGADPAHPLEVRLSGGRELTAQLYARRLANPVRTDSRTDGGKADGSRADGVGLILHFIDMTERKSLEAQFAQSQKMQAVGQLAGGVAHDFNNLLTAMIGFCDLLLLRHKPGDQSFSDIMQIKQNANRAANLVRQLLAFSRQQTLQPRVINVTDVLAELANLLRRLIGENIELKMIHGRDLGLVKVDQNQLEQVIINLVVNARDAMAGGGKLTINTTNYVVSQPERREHETIPPGSYVSIEVIDTGCGIARENLQRIFEPFYTTKEVGSGTGLGLSTVYGIVRQTGGFVLVDSAVGEGTTFTILLPHHQGELRPVDTAEPRERRGSDLTGTGTILLVEDEDAVRVFSARALRNKGYQVLEAKNGEAALQQIETNGASIDLLITDVVMPQMDGPTLARHVRKLRPEMRVIFISGYAEDRLGEIDGVEVAHFLPKPFSLKQLASKVKEVIRDGR; this is encoded by the coding sequence ATGCTCATCCAATATGCGCTGGCGCCGGCCGGGCTGCTGGTGCTGGCCGCTGGCCTGCTGCTGGACCGCGACGAAGTCGGCTGGCTGGGCGCCGGGCTGGCGGCGGCGGGCGTGGCGCTGCTGATCGGCCGAAGCGTCTCGGTGGTGCGGCGGTCGGCGCGGATCGGCGCGCTGCTGAGCGGGGCGCTGGAAGGGATGCCGGCCGGGCAGTTGGTCTGCGACGGGGCCGACGAGGTGGTGTTCGTCAATGCCGCCTTCCGCGAACTCGCGGGCTGGCGCCGCGGCGAACGGCCGCTGGACGCCCTGGCGCGCCAGTTTTCCGGCGACCCCGACAGCGCGCGTGAATTCCGCCGCCTGCGCGAGCGGGTGAGGGCCGGTGCCGCCGCTTCGGCCGAGCTGGCGATCCCGGCGCTGGACAACCGCCCGCCGGAGTGGCGCAAGGTGCAGGGGCAGCCGGTCGCCGGCTTCCCCGGTTCCGTCCATTGGCGGATCGAGGACATCACCGCGCGGTGGGAGCTTGAGCATGTCATGCTGCGCGAGCAGGCCAAGCTGGCCGACTTCATGGAGCATGCGCCGGTCGGCTTCTTCTCGGTCGATCAGAACGGCCATTTCCTGTTCGTCAACGCCACACTGGCGCAATGGCTGGAGGCGGCACCCGGCGATCTGACCGACGGCGAATCGCGGCTGCACGGCATTCTGGCCGTGCCCCCGGTCTCCGCGGCCCCCTTCGACCTGTTCGATCACGGTGGCGGCGAGCAGCGCGGCGAACTGACCATGGTGGGGCTGCGCGGCCGGCGTTTCCAGGTTGCTGTGGCGCAGAGCGTGGTGCGGGCCGACGACGGCACCATCCACACCCGGTCGGTCGTGCGCGACCTGTCGCCCGAACGGGAATGGCAGGAGGCCCTGCGCCAGTCCGAACAGCGCTTCCAGCGCTTTTTCGAAGACGCGCCGATCGGGATCGCCCTGGTCAACGAGACCGGCCAGCTGACCGAATGCAACGAGGCCTTCCTGGCGCTGATCGGCAGCGAGGCCGGCAGCGTCATCAACCGCCCGATGGCCGACCTGATCGTCCCGGCGGAGCGCGAGGCGGTGACCGCGCGGCTGAAATCCGTGCAGGGCGGCGCCGACCCTGCCCACCCTCTGGAGGTGCGGCTGTCCGGCGGGCGGGAACTGACGGCCCAGCTCTATGCCCGGCGCCTCGCCAACCCGGTACGGACGGATAGCCGCACGGATGGCGGAAAGGCGGATGGCAGTCGGGCGGATGGGGTCGGCCTGATCCTGCACTTCATCGACATGACCGAGCGCAAGAGTCTGGAGGCACAGTTCGCCCAGTCGCAGAAGATGCAGGCGGTCGGCCAGTTGGCCGGCGGCGTGGCGCACGACTTCAACAATCTGCTGACGGCGATGATCGGCTTCTGCGACCTGCTGCTTCTGCGGCACAAGCCGGGCGACCAGTCCTTCAGCGACATCATGCAGATCAAGCAGAACGCCAACCGCGCCGCCAACCTCGTGCGGCAGCTGCTGGCCTTCTCGCGCCAGCAGACCTTGCAGCCGCGCGTCATCAACGTGACCGACGTGCTGGCCGAATTGGCGAACCTGCTGCGCCGGCTGATCGGCGAGAACATCGAACTGAAGATGATCCACGGCCGCGACCTGGGGCTGGTCAAGGTCGACCAGAACCAGCTGGAGCAGGTCATCATCAATCTGGTGGTCAATGCCCGCGACGCCATGGCCGGCGGCGGCAAGCTGACCATCAACACCACCAACTACGTCGTCAGCCAGCCGGAACGGCGGGAGCATGAGACGATCCCGCCCGGCAGCTATGTCTCCATCGAGGTGATCGACACCGGCTGCGGCATCGCGCGGGAGAATCTGCAGCGCATCTTCGAGCCCTTCTACACGACCAAGGAGGTCGGGTCGGGTACCGGGCTCGGCCTGTCGACGGTGTACGGCATCGTCCGGCAGACCGGCGGCTTCGTGCTGGTCGATTCGGCGGTGGGGGAGGGCACGACCTTCACCATCCTGCTGCCGCACCACCAGGGCGAACTGCGCCCGGTCGATACCGCCGAACCGCGCGAGCGGCGCGGCAGCGACCTGACCGGCACCGGCACCATCCTGCTGGTTGAGGACGAGGACGCCGTGCGCGTCTTCTCCGCCCGTGCGCTGCGCAACAAGGGCTATCAGGTGCTGGAGGCCAAGAACGGCGAGGCGGCGCTGCAGCAGATCGAGACCAACGGCGCTTCCATCGACCTGCTGATCACCGACGTGGTGATGCCGCAGATGGATGGCCCGACGCTCGCCCGTCACGTCCGCAAGCTGCGCCCGGAAATGCGGGTGATCTTCATCTCCGGCTATGCCGAGGACCGTCTGGGCGAGATCGACGGCGTCGAAGTCGCCCATTTCCTGCCCAAGCCCTTCTCGCTGAAACAGCTGGCCTCCAAGGTGAAGGAGGTCATCCGTGACGGTCGGTGA
- a CDS encoding EscU/YscU/HrcU family type III secretion system export apparatus switch protein: MSAQARPPASPPAGKRPSPARRPVAVALKYQLGTETLPRIVATGKGTVAEQILEVAFANGVKVREDADLVEILSAIEVDSDIPVEAIAAVAEILAYVYRANGTMPSEPHSEDIVEEDKP; encoded by the coding sequence TTGTCCGCGCAAGCCCGCCCTCCCGCCTCACCGCCAGCCGGCAAGAGGCCGTCCCCTGCCCGGCGGCCGGTCGCGGTTGCGCTGAAATACCAACTGGGGACGGAGACGCTGCCGCGGATCGTCGCCACCGGCAAGGGAACGGTCGCGGAGCAGATCCTGGAGGTTGCCTTCGCCAACGGCGTTAAGGTGCGCGAGGACGCCGATCTGGTCGAGATCCTGTCCGCCATCGAGGTCGACAGCGACATCCCCGTTGAGGCCATCGCCGCGGTGGCGGAAATTCTCGCTTATGTCTACCGCGCCAACGGCACGATGCCGTCGGAGCCGCACTCCGAGGACATCGTCGAGGAGGACAAGCCGTGA
- a CDS encoding flagellar biosynthetic protein FliQ: MNETEVIELCRTSIVTLVMVCGPILVIMMAVGTVISIFQAVTQISEQTLAMVPKVLLVFGLSILLMPFMLGKLTDFFEHEVADRIVAIGVGATDNGGAPFTPGTDVTPPPAPTAAAAGQ, encoded by the coding sequence ATGAACGAGACCGAAGTCATCGAACTCTGCCGCACGTCCATCGTCACGCTGGTGATGGTCTGCGGGCCGATTCTGGTCATCATGATGGCGGTCGGCACCGTCATCTCCATCTTCCAGGCGGTTACCCAGATCAGCGAGCAGACCCTCGCCATGGTGCCGAAGGTGCTGCTGGTCTTCGGTCTCAGCATCCTGCTGATGCCCTTCATGCTGGGCAAGCTGACCGACTTCTTCGAACATGAGGTCGCCGACCGCATCGTCGCGATCGGCGTCGGCGCCACCGACAATGGCGGCGCGCCCTTCACGCCCGGCACCGACGTGACACCGCCCCCGGCGCCGACCGCGGCCGCGGCGGGCCAATGA
- a CDS encoding flagellar biosynthetic protein FliO: MDLDQYIRFLMALVFVVALIMVVAWVMRRVGMAGGTVRGRARQRRLSVVEALPIDAKRRLILVRRDDREHLILLSANGDLLVDSAPAGGFDTALAGTADAPAASAPAGSQPR, translated from the coding sequence ATGGATCTCGACCAGTATATCCGTTTCCTGATGGCGCTCGTCTTCGTGGTGGCGCTCATCATGGTCGTCGCCTGGGTGATGCGCCGGGTCGGCATGGCCGGCGGCACCGTGCGCGGACGCGCCCGCCAGCGCCGGCTGAGCGTGGTGGAGGCGCTGCCGATCGACGCCAAGCGGCGGCTGATCCTGGTCCGCCGCGACGACCGCGAGCATCTGATCCTGCTGAGCGCCAACGGCGACCTGCTGGTTGACAGCGCCCCCGCCGGGGGATTCGACACGGCGCTCGCGGGAACGGCGGATGCCCCCGCCGCGTCCGCACCGGCCGGGAGCCAGCCGCGATGA
- the flhB gene encoding flagellar biosynthesis protein FlhB: MSEEADESSKTEDPTSKKLDEAHKQGQFAMTREAANWLMVAAMLVVLVSILPGTLKGLVFRLNYYFENLDQFTFDRAGVGALLFRVMRDVMWALWLPILLFVVAGVVSTIGQTGFHVSWELISPKFSKLNPLPGLMNMFKANQGVELLKSIVKLAVVGGVAYMALVPMFGGIEAYIGIDIVTMLLQMDGLAHRLLIWVLVVLTFIAAGDFLWQKQQFDKKMKMTKQEVKDEHKQQEGDPVVKGRIRQIRFERARKRMMAAVPNADVVVTNPTHFAVALKYDPTQMGAPMVLAKGVDQVAFKIREIAESNNVPVIENPPLARALYAACDIDEEVPSEHYRAVAEVITYVFKLKGRALRN; this comes from the coding sequence GTGTCGGAAGAGGCGGACGAGTCCTCCAAAACAGAGGACCCGACATCCAAGAAACTCGACGAGGCCCACAAACAGGGCCAGTTCGCGATGACCCGCGAGGCCGCGAACTGGTTGATGGTCGCGGCGATGCTGGTGGTGCTGGTCTCCATCCTCCCCGGCACCCTGAAGGGGCTGGTGTTCCGGCTGAATTACTATTTCGAGAATCTGGACCAGTTCACCTTCGACAGGGCCGGGGTCGGCGCGCTGCTGTTCCGGGTGATGCGCGACGTCATGTGGGCGCTGTGGCTGCCCATCCTGCTGTTCGTGGTGGCGGGCGTGGTGTCGACCATCGGGCAGACCGGTTTCCACGTCTCCTGGGAACTGATCTCCCCGAAGTTCAGCAAGCTGAACCCGCTGCCCGGCCTGATGAACATGTTCAAGGCCAACCAGGGGGTGGAACTGCTGAAGAGCATCGTCAAGCTGGCGGTGGTCGGTGGCGTCGCCTACATGGCGCTGGTGCCGATGTTCGGCGGAATCGAGGCCTATATCGGCATCGACATCGTCACCATGCTGCTGCAGATGGACGGGCTGGCCCACCGGCTGCTGATCTGGGTCCTGGTGGTCCTCACCTTCATCGCCGCCGGGGACTTCCTGTGGCAGAAGCAGCAGTTCGACAAGAAGATGAAGATGACCAAGCAGGAGGTGAAGGACGAGCACAAGCAGCAGGAAGGCGATCCCGTCGTCAAGGGCCGCATCCGGCAGATCCGGTTCGAGCGCGCGCGCAAGCGCATGATGGCCGCGGTGCCGAACGCCGACGTGGTGGTCACCAACCCGACCCACTTCGCGGTCGCGCTGAAATACGACCCGACCCAGATGGGCGCGCCGATGGTCCTGGCGAAGGGCGTCGACCAGGTCGCCTTCAAGATTCGCGAGATCGCCGAATCGAACAATGTTCCGGTCATAGAAAACCCGCCCCTCGCCCGTGCGCTCTATGCCGCTTGCGATATCGACGAAGAAGTTCCGTCCGAGCACTATCGGGCGGTCGCCGAAGTCATTACCTATGTCTTCAAGCTCAAAGGGCGGGCGCTGCGCAACTGA